A single genomic interval of Paenibacillus macerans harbors:
- a CDS encoding helix-turn-helix transcriptional regulator has product MNDERRRKQLADFLRSRRLRLSPREAGLAVETSRRRTTGLRREEVASLSGISLPWYTALEQGRDIHVSEQVLESLVRTLRLSSDERHHLLVLANHSSLPQPKADDSVPSSLQQILDRMGTYPAYIIDKRWNVLAWNQISGKLCKDISREPELGKNMLWRVFAVEESKSRIVNWEHVASAMVAHFRSRFALYMNDSWYQELVDKLCDRSEEFRTLWERHDVSGTLEGEQIIRLPEAGLLTFRYHTFTISESSAFAMRVFTPLENSGTDERLEE; this is encoded by the coding sequence ATGAATGATGAAAGAAGACGTAAACAATTGGCCGACTTTCTCCGGTCACGCCGCTTGCGTCTATCCCCGAGAGAGGCGGGTTTGGCGGTTGAAACATCGCGCCGTCGCACAACGGGCTTGAGACGGGAGGAAGTGGCAAGCTTATCAGGTATTTCTTTGCCGTGGTATACTGCGCTGGAGCAAGGCCGGGACATTCATGTCTCCGAGCAAGTCTTGGAAAGCCTGGTACGAACATTACGGCTTAGCAGCGACGAACGCCACCATCTTCTTGTATTGGCCAATCATTCCTCGCTTCCTCAACCAAAAGCGGACGATTCCGTTCCTTCTTCCCTGCAGCAGATTCTGGACAGGATGGGAACCTATCCGGCCTACATTATCGACAAACGCTGGAACGTTCTCGCATGGAACCAAATATCGGGTAAGTTGTGCAAAGACATCAGTCGAGAACCGGAGCTCGGAAAAAATATGCTTTGGCGCGTCTTCGCGGTGGAGGAAAGCAAGTCTCGCATCGTGAATTGGGAGCATGTCGCCTCTGCGATGGTGGCCCATTTCAGAAGCCGGTTTGCCTTGTACATGAACGATTCGTGGTATCAAGAACTGGTCGACAAGTTATGTGACAGGAGTGAGGAGTTCCGGACGCTATGGGAACGGCATGATGTTTCCGGTACTTTGGAAGGGGAACAAATCATCCGTCTCCCCGAAGCAGGTCTGCTGACTTTCCGTTACCATACGTTTACAATCTCTGAGAGCAGCGCTTTTGCAATGAGGGTGTTCACGCCACTTGAAAACTCGGGGACCGACGAACGGTTGGAAGAATAG
- a CDS encoding Dabb family protein: MFEHIVLLKLKSNVSIDQQEDAVKRVHAFRGNIPGIVDLSAGVNVTEETGHMQGFSLGIRVTFENQQACRDYIQHPLHQNFLQSIGPFAEGIVVMDYPIA, translated from the coding sequence ATGTTCGAGCATATTGTACTATTGAAACTCAAGTCCAATGTTTCCATTGACCAGCAGGAGGATGCGGTGAAGCGCGTGCATGCCTTTAGGGGGAATATCCCGGGTATTGTCGATCTGAGCGCCGGGGTTAACGTTACGGAGGAAACAGGGCACATGCAGGGCTTTTCGCTGGGGATCAGAGTCACTTTTGAGAATCAGCAAGCTTGCCGCGATTATATTCAGCATCCCCTGCATCAAAATTTTTTGCAATCCATTGGCCCATTTGCCGAAGGGATCGTAGTCATGGATTACCCGATTGCTTAA
- a CDS encoding helix-turn-helix transcriptional regulator has translation MAGGLDRYEELSRFLRTRRERITPKQAGLPESGRRRRTPGLRRSEVALLADVGLDWYTYLEQGRHINVSAEVLDRIAGALQLDESERRHLFHLARKEFPLIETEKPSKVTPALQHFLDSQNLSPSNVMDARMNIIAWNAAYCALNGDLTAMSERERNFVWMTFTSPRFRYIKGDQWELHARRIAAKFHAGYARHVDDPWWSEQFEALCQVSSEFREFWDSHEVLDAIDAPKALQCPNLGTLNFDLVSFQYLDDSNLTVSIHVPHQDGTVEKMQRLVSDYQSIFPLYAVTRDQL, from the coding sequence ATGGCGGGCGGATTGGATCGTTACGAGGAGTTGTCCCGTTTTTTGCGGACGCGCCGGGAACGAATAACCCCTAAGCAAGCAGGATTGCCGGAGTCCGGACGCAGACGCCGTACACCCGGGCTTCGCCGCAGCGAGGTCGCTCTGTTGGCGGATGTAGGATTGGATTGGTATACCTACCTGGAACAAGGGCGTCATATCAACGTATCCGCCGAGGTCCTCGATCGAATAGCGGGAGCGCTTCAGTTGGATGAGTCGGAACGCAGGCACTTGTTTCATCTCGCCCGTAAAGAGTTCCCCTTGATCGAAACCGAGAAACCCTCTAAGGTAACACCTGCGCTTCAGCATTTTTTGGACAGCCAAAACCTGTCCCCGTCGAATGTCATGGATGCGCGAATGAACATTATTGCCTGGAATGCAGCCTATTGCGCGTTGAACGGGGATCTCACGGCGATGTCTGAAAGGGAGCGGAATTTTGTCTGGATGACGTTTACATCACCCCGCTTCCGCTACATCAAGGGGGACCAATGGGAACTGCATGCGCGGCGGATTGCCGCAAAATTCCATGCCGGGTATGCACGTCACGTTGACGACCCTTGGTGGTCTGAACAGTTCGAGGCGCTGTGCCAAGTTAGCAGCGAATTTCGGGAATTTTGGGACTCCCATGAGGTTCTCGATGCCATCGATGCACCCAAGGCGCTGCAGTGTCCGAATCTCGGGACCTTGAATTTTGATCTTGTTTCGTTTCAGTATTTGGACGATTCAAACCTGACGGTTTCCATCCATGTCCCCCATCAAGACGGCACGGTGGAAAAAATGCAGCGGCTGGTAAGCGATTATCAGAGCATTTTTCCCCTTTATGCTGTCACCCGAGATCAATTGTGA
- a CDS encoding SDR family oxidoreductase has product METGWQAVELSPLRVNAVCFGIMRTELWDGVPEEHRNAMYENAARSLPVGRIGEPEDGAEAFLYLMREKYSTGQIVVVDGGSTLV; this is encoded by the coding sequence ATGGAAACCGGATGGCAAGCCGTCGAATTGAGTCCGCTTCGCGTCAACGCCGTTTGCTTCGGCATAATGCGTACCGAGCTATGGGACGGCGTTCCTGAAGAACACCGGAACGCGATGTATGAAAATGCCGCGAGATCACTGCCGGTTGGGCGAATCGGCGAACCGGAGGATGGTGCCGAGGCGTTTCTCTACTTAATGCGCGAGAAATATTCCACCGGTCAGATCGTTGTCGTGGACGGCGGTTCTACTCTGGTTTAA
- a CDS encoding MATE family efflux transporter — MTLADRVPSWKKLSLFAVTWPIFVDSVLRMLLGTVDVFMLSRISDKATGAVGLANEIIYFCILMFGFVGIGTSVAVSQYIGAGREKEASRISALAITMNLVFGILVSLVLVFYGEPLLHLLKLDPEQIGIASHYLKIIGGFMWIEALSYAVSSVIRSSGHTKSVMFVTLGVNIIHVTGNYLLIFGNLGFPEWGVTGAAISTVVSRLLGIVVLFIILYRRVPAPIRGKDYITWNGSYLKQILSVGLPAAGEHLSWQSQYLMIISFVNMIGITALNTHVYVMNVSNYFMALAMAIGAGTEIIVGQMVGAGEMNAAYKRLMKSVRISFVLTLAIVSAAAIFRHGLIGMFTKDPEIIAAGASIFLLSIVLEPGRTFNMVIINSLRAAGDARFPVLMGVLSMWGVSVPLAYALGVHFGMGLLGIWIAFVVDEWLRGVIMLLRWRSRAWEKKALVKPVSVPENGMGA, encoded by the coding sequence GTGACATTAGCAGATCGTGTTCCATCATGGAAGAAACTTAGTCTTTTTGCCGTGACTTGGCCCATTTTCGTCGATTCCGTACTGCGGATGCTGCTGGGCACGGTGGACGTGTTTATGTTAAGCCGCATCTCCGATAAGGCGACCGGGGCAGTAGGTTTAGCCAACGAGATTATCTACTTCTGCATTCTGATGTTCGGCTTTGTCGGCATCGGCACCAGCGTTGCGGTCTCCCAGTATATCGGCGCCGGGCGGGAGAAAGAGGCAAGCCGCATCTCGGCGCTCGCCATTACGATGAACCTGGTTTTCGGGATTCTCGTCAGCTTGGTTCTCGTTTTTTATGGGGAGCCTCTTCTGCATCTGTTGAAATTAGATCCCGAACAAATCGGAATCGCAAGCCATTATTTAAAAATCATCGGCGGTTTTATGTGGATTGAGGCGCTCTCTTACGCGGTGTCGTCGGTCATCCGTTCGAGCGGACACACCAAAAGTGTTATGTTCGTAACTTTAGGCGTTAATATCATTCATGTGACAGGAAATTATTTGCTCATTTTCGGGAACCTGGGCTTTCCGGAGTGGGGTGTGACGGGGGCGGCTATATCAACGGTCGTTAGCCGTTTGCTCGGCATCGTCGTTCTTTTTATCATTTTGTATCGGCGGGTTCCTGCACCGATTCGCGGAAAGGACTATATTACCTGGAACGGTTCCTACTTGAAACAGATTTTGAGCGTCGGCTTGCCTGCCGCGGGTGAGCATCTTTCCTGGCAGTCGCAGTACCTGATGATTATCAGTTTTGTCAATATGATCGGCATTACGGCGCTAAACACCCATGTTTACGTCATGAACGTATCAAACTATTTTATGGCGCTAGCGATGGCGATCGGAGCGGGTACGGAAATCATTGTCGGTCAAATGGTCGGTGCGGGGGAAATGAATGCAGCCTACAAGCGGCTCATGAAAAGCGTGCGGATCAGCTTTGTATTAACTTTAGCTATCGTCAGTGCGGCAGCGATATTTCGGCATGGGCTGATCGGCATGTTCACGAAGGACCCCGAGATCATTGCCGCCGGAGCGAGTATTTTTTTGCTTTCCATCGTACTCGAACCCGGCCGGACCTTCAACATGGTCATCATCAATTCGCTGCGCGCCGCCGGGGATGCGCGGTTTCCCGTCTTGATGGGCGTGCTCTCGATGTGGGGCGTCTCAGTGCCGCTTGCTTATGCGTTGGGCGTTCACTTCGGGATGGGGCTGCTTGGCATCTGGATTGCTTTTGTGGTGGACGAATGGCTGCGCGGGGTCATCATGCTGCTTCGCTGGAGAAGCCGGGCCTGGGAGAAGAAAGCGCTCGTGAAGCCTGTCTCCGTTCCGGAAAACGGCATGGGGGCGTGA
- a CDS encoding VOC family protein: MYSEAVRTLLKFPLSAFREHPVYLEDGIILAFDTWEMAEGILGGSERPVGHRMESAFQLDSREALDELYRQLAAKGYTGYLAPQDTPWGEGYAIVKDPDGNLCQSSRKPIAARNAEGR; encoded by the coding sequence ATGTATTCGGAAGCAGTCCGAACATTATTGAAGTTCCCCCTCTCGGCGTTTAGGGAACACCCGGTCTACCTGGAAGACGGGATAATCCTGGCCTTCGACACATGGGAAATGGCGGAAGGCATTCTAGGCGGCAGCGAAAGACCTGTCGGGCATCGGATGGAGAGCGCCTTCCAGTTAGACAGCCGCGAAGCGCTGGACGAATTGTACCGTCAATTGGCGGCTAAGGGCTATACCGGATATCTTGCACCGCAGGATACGCCTTGGGGAGAGGGCTATGCGATCGTCAAGGATCCCGACGGCAATCTTTGCCAGTCAAGTCGGAAACCGATCGCGGCAAGAAACGCGGAAGGGCGTTGA
- a CDS encoding TetR/AcrR family transcriptional regulator codes for MKKQQPQISEDKILEASWELLGEGGIEKFSMRRLADRLGIQAPSLYWYFKSKQNLYQRLANQVSKIILEEFHSAGDWKEQLTELAGTVRSVLSRYPCSTQLMMMTLPHEPDIIRFTNRMMLCVESTPLEQEQKMQVITTFVNYVYFFVLDAYEHQRNVSAIIKEHGAEALPGEEMVRLLDSMSETEAGLFRRMFKSGLFKLMGTDRAFEFGLKLILLGIEQVIKEREK; via the coding sequence ATGAAAAAGCAGCAGCCTCAGATTTCGGAGGATAAGATTTTGGAAGCTTCTTGGGAGCTTCTGGGGGAGGGGGGGATCGAGAAATTCAGCATGAGACGACTGGCCGACCGGCTGGGGATTCAGGCTCCCTCTCTGTACTGGTACTTCAAGAGCAAGCAGAATCTCTATCAGCGTCTGGCCAATCAGGTATCGAAAATCATTCTGGAGGAGTTTCACTCCGCGGGAGACTGGAAGGAGCAGTTGACAGAGCTTGCGGGAACGGTACGAAGCGTGCTCAGCCGGTATCCCTGCTCCACGCAGCTCATGATGATGACGCTCCCCCATGAACCGGACATTATCCGGTTTACCAACCGGATGATGCTCTGCGTAGAATCGACACCGCTTGAGCAAGAGCAGAAAATGCAAGTCATTACTACGTTTGTCAACTATGTCTACTTCTTCGTTCTGGACGCTTATGAACATCAGCGCAATGTCTCGGCGATTATTAAGGAGCATGGAGCAGAAGCGCTTCCGGGCGAGGAGATGGTCCGCCTTCTGGACTCCATGAGCGAGACGGAAGCGGGACTGTTCCGGAGGATGTTCAAAAGCGGGCTGTTCAAGTTGATGGGGACCGATAGGGCGTTCGAGTTCGGCTTGAAGCTGATTCTGCTGGGGATTGAGCAGGTGATCAAGGAGCGGGAGAAGTAG
- a CDS encoding MATE family efflux transporter, which translates to MDAENLHYFEKAPIAKAVAHFAVPMMLGTSMSVIYSILNAYFLGTLGNTAVLTALALTLPLFAIIMALGNLIGMGSGTFISRLLGEKKYDDVKHVSSFAFYSSLVLGLILIAVGLPLIDPIVHGLGATPDSFGFTKDYVTIMLMGSPFVVLFFTLENIVRSEGAAVTSMIGMMVSVVVNIILDALAIFVFHWGIIGVASATVISNLVASAFYAFHMGYKSQFLTASIKWFKATKDILSNVFKIGVPVFIMSIFLGAMSLIFNHFLVEYGDQAVAAYGISSRLLQFPEFILMGLCEGVVPLIAFSFTANKLRMKHTIGFTIKTITTLAVLFGVIVYLISGHLIGLFTNDPQLIEMGSYILHVTFLSLFITGMTTLFTGIFQATAQGTAAFIMSVIQGIVLIPVLFIANQMNGFHGVVWSLVIADAAAFLVGAIMLYALRNKLQPNLESLVQ; encoded by the coding sequence ATGGATGCAGAAAACCTTCATTATTTTGAAAAAGCACCAATCGCTAAAGCCGTAGCTCACTTCGCTGTACCTATGATGCTGGGTACGTCAATGAGTGTCATCTATTCCATCTTGAATGCCTATTTCCTTGGTACGCTGGGCAATACTGCCGTATTAACCGCACTCGCACTTACCTTGCCTTTATTCGCGATCATCATGGCGCTGGGCAACTTGATTGGCATGGGCAGCGGTACCTTCATCTCCCGTTTGCTGGGTGAGAAAAAATATGATGATGTAAAGCATGTGTCTTCATTCGCCTTTTACAGCAGTTTAGTCCTCGGTCTTATCTTAATTGCCGTTGGCCTCCCGTTGATCGACCCAATTGTCCATGGCCTGGGGGCAACGCCTGACTCCTTTGGCTTCACGAAGGACTATGTCACAATTATGCTTATGGGTTCACCATTCGTCGTATTGTTCTTCACGCTGGAAAATATCGTTCGTTCGGAGGGTGCGGCTGTCACGTCGATGATCGGTATGATGGTGAGTGTTGTTGTGAATATTATTCTTGATGCGCTGGCCATCTTTGTTTTCCATTGGGGCATTATCGGCGTTGCGTCCGCTACGGTCATTTCTAACCTGGTCGCAAGTGCATTCTACGCCTTCCATATGGGATATAAGAGCCAATTCTTAACTGCCTCCATAAAATGGTTCAAGGCTACCAAGGACATTCTAAGCAATGTATTCAAAATCGGAGTTCCCGTCTTTATTATGAGTATCTTTTTGGGCGCAATGTCGCTGATCTTTAACCATTTTCTTGTCGAATACGGAGATCAGGCTGTAGCGGCTTACGGAATTTCATCGCGTTTATTGCAGTTTCCCGAGTTTATTCTAATGGGCTTATGCGAGGGAGTCGTACCGCTCATTGCCTTCTCTTTTACAGCAAATAAATTACGTATGAAGCACACCATTGGATTTACGATCAAAACGATTACAACATTAGCCGTCTTGTTCGGCGTCATCGTCTATCTGATTTCCGGCCACTTAATTGGTTTATTTACAAATGACCCGCAATTAATTGAAATGGGCAGCTACATTCTGCATGTGACGTTCTTATCCTTGTTCATTACAGGAATGACCACGTTGTTTACGGGGATCTTCCAAGCTACAGCGCAAGGAACCGCCGCGTTCATTATGTCCGTTATTCAGGGAATTGTTCTGATTCCTGTGCTGTTTATTGCCAATCAAATGAACGGATTCCACGGGGTGGTCTGGTCGCTCGTCATTGCGGATGCGGCTGCGTTCCTTGTTGGAGCCATCATGCTGTATGCGCTGCGGAATAAATTGCAGCCGAATTTGGAAAGTTTAGTACAGTAG
- a CDS encoding extracellular solute-binding protein gives MKGWKWLKQTGLFGLAVVFFVVVMTFSFIYWEDQTGRPGLPKAGSPSIQPPLFVGGKYEPPAVLTTVGHLYPDIEFKNGEDLQNNVLNRLFEDKLGIKVNYLWTTTGDEDVYINKLNTSIATGQPLPDIVSFKGGQNLYPLLRSGAFRDVGPLFEQYASPKWKAAMAQAPEAWDRYTINGKKMALPILDGKMNSNEVLYIRQDWLDKLGLKAPSTLDEMESVMDAFVHRDPDGNGMDDTYGLSISLKNSFFTWMSDAGFVFGAYGEMPDIWRVGPDGKLSYGSVQPNIRQGLMTLKRWMERGYVPKDAEILDEVQATELWKQGKTGMIVAPLWAAGWPLGDVTASVPDARFDAYPIPVGPGGLSGTRGTPPEYGAIAINADMANPEIFFTYMNFVYDNFIDPPAGSPYRWGIAEGYDYGYSGGKVTFRKSQVPGGLADPQKYLLSLSLPSVPNLLSESIARINSGASDLTPYDIKNKLLRTPQELKGWKIALSNPDIYKTDAFTGAPTPTMEKNGDALDELLHDAMLKIVYGQEPLPYFDRVVARWHALGGDKMTDEVNEWYASSGKTR, from the coding sequence ATGAAAGGCTGGAAATGGCTAAAGCAGACGGGGCTGTTCGGCCTCGCGGTCGTCTTTTTCGTCGTCGTCATGACATTTTCCTTTATCTATTGGGAGGATCAGACGGGACGCCCCGGCCTGCCAAAAGCGGGGTCCCCGTCCATACAGCCCCCATTGTTCGTCGGGGGAAAATACGAGCCTCCCGCCGTCCTGACGACCGTTGGGCATCTGTACCCGGACATCGAGTTCAAAAACGGCGAAGATCTGCAAAACAACGTACTGAACCGGCTGTTCGAGGACAAGCTCGGCATCAAGGTGAATTACCTGTGGACAACGACCGGGGACGAGGATGTCTACATCAACAAGTTGAACACCTCGATTGCGACTGGACAGCCGCTCCCCGACATCGTCTCGTTCAAAGGCGGACAAAATCTGTATCCGCTGCTGCGCTCCGGCGCCTTCCGCGACGTCGGACCGCTGTTCGAGCAGTACGCATCGCCCAAGTGGAAGGCGGCCATGGCGCAGGCGCCCGAGGCGTGGGACCGTTATACGATCAACGGCAAAAAGATGGCGTTGCCGATCCTCGACGGCAAGATGAACTCGAACGAGGTATTGTACATCCGCCAGGATTGGCTCGACAAGCTTGGCCTGAAGGCGCCCTCTACCCTTGATGAGATGGAGTCTGTCATGGATGCGTTTGTCCATCGGGATCCGGACGGCAATGGTATGGACGACACCTACGGGCTCAGCATCAGCCTGAAAAATTCATTTTTTACCTGGATGTCGGACGCGGGCTTCGTGTTTGGGGCTTACGGGGAGATGCCGGACATCTGGAGGGTAGGCCCGGACGGGAAGCTGTCATACGGCTCGGTACAGCCAAACATCCGGCAGGGACTGATGACGCTGAAGCGCTGGATGGAGCGGGGCTACGTGCCGAAGGATGCCGAAATCCTGGACGAGGTCCAGGCAACGGAGTTATGGAAGCAGGGCAAGACCGGCATGATCGTGGCACCGCTGTGGGCGGCCGGCTGGCCGCTCGGGGACGTAACCGCGAGCGTACCGGATGCCAGGTTCGACGCTTACCCGATCCCCGTCGGGCCGGGCGGACTGTCCGGTACGCGCGGCACGCCTCCGGAATACGGCGCGATCGCCATCAACGCGGACATGGCGAATCCCGAGATTTTTTTCACCTATATGAACTTTGTCTACGACAATTTCATCGATCCGCCTGCCGGCTCACCGTATCGCTGGGGCATCGCTGAGGGCTATGACTACGGCTATTCGGGGGGAAAGGTGACATTTCGGAAGAGCCAGGTACCGGGCGGTCTGGCGGACCCCCAGAAGTATCTGCTGAGCCTGTCGCTCCCCTCGGTTCCGAACCTGCTCAGTGAATCGATCGCCCGCATCAACAGCGGAGCGTCCGACCTGACGCCTTACGACATCAAAAACAAGCTGCTGCGAACGCCGCAGGAACTGAAGGGTTGGAAAATCGCCCTAAGCAATCCCGACATCTACAAGACGGACGCCTTCACCGGCGCGCCGACGCCGACGATGGAAAAAAACGGCGACGCCTTGGACGAGTTGCTCCACGACGCCATGCTCAAGATCGTCTACGGCCAGGAGCCGCTGCCCTACTTCGATCGCGTCGTCGCCAGATGGCACGCGCTGGGCGGCGACAAGATGACCGACGAGGTGAACGAATGGTACGCCTCGTCAGGGAAGACGCGCTGA
- a CDS encoding sensor histidine kinase, producing MRLTIFTKIVLVIFLLLVSTLLLYYLTNRSSVRLIKQEIQRVKLNELTFLAGDIDNNLSKISSFSDFLVLDKDVRLLATPSFLEGDFELNKLKLRVSDKLNLLHALNNWNAEFTVIYAEDSSAFSSLSSPPTLSGLYLETHFRPFWQYEQTDSGSYLTYYLAHPYTFRFDPDEVSYVVRARIDTKNVLDYLDRAKGTNDNGPILFSAAGDVLASDTDQLPFIRELIRRLQAGKETSGNRLIKMNGEQYLVNFSALGNFKDWYVADYTPIGEVLGPIYANQRLYYFSSVFLLLFSILLALLLYRDVQIPIRKLIWGVRKITSGQYTITLRQESNDEFAYLFERFNEMSQEIKELIEKVYMEQIRSKEAKLRQLHSQIQPHFLYNSLAFIKSMAELDEKQAVIDMSMNLSRYFRQSVKFENTFTTLREELELVRLYLTIQSLQMDRFVFAIDVEERLLDLQVPRLLLQPLAENAILHGIEPLRKVGDIRIAGHADGEYCVLSVADNGRGVEPGRLAALQGAIRYGADANTAWALQNVYERMCALFGPSAHMDLANGELGGLKVTMRWKIVREQGGTEP from the coding sequence ATGAGGCTTACGATTTTTACGAAAATTGTGCTCGTCATCTTCCTGCTGCTCGTCTCGACCCTGTTGCTATACTATCTGACCAACCGCTCCAGCGTGCGGCTCATCAAGCAGGAAATTCAACGCGTGAAGCTGAACGAGCTCACCTTCCTGGCCGGCGACATCGACAACAATCTGTCCAAAATATCGTCCTTCAGCGATTTTCTCGTGCTCGACAAGGATGTTCGGCTGCTCGCGACTCCTTCCTTTCTGGAAGGGGACTTCGAGCTGAACAAACTGAAGCTGCGGGTGTCGGACAAACTGAACCTGTTGCACGCCCTGAACAACTGGAACGCCGAATTCACCGTGATCTACGCGGAGGACAGCTCCGCTTTCTCCTCGCTGTCCTCGCCGCCTACGCTGAGCGGCCTGTACCTGGAGACACACTTCCGCCCATTCTGGCAATATGAGCAAACGGACAGCGGTTCGTATTTGACGTATTATCTGGCGCATCCGTATACGTTCCGCTTCGATCCGGACGAGGTGTCCTATGTCGTCAGGGCCAGGATCGACACCAAAAACGTGCTCGACTACTTGGACCGCGCCAAGGGGACAAACGACAACGGCCCTATCTTGTTCTCGGCGGCCGGGGACGTGCTGGCCAGCGATACGGATCAGCTCCCGTTCATCCGCGAGCTGATCCGGCGGCTTCAAGCCGGAAAGGAGACGAGCGGCAACCGGCTTATCAAAATGAACGGTGAACAGTACCTCGTCAATTTCTCCGCGCTGGGCAACTTTAAGGATTGGTATGTCGCGGACTATACGCCGATAGGCGAGGTGCTGGGTCCGATCTACGCCAACCAGCGCCTCTACTATTTCTCCAGCGTCTTCCTGCTGCTGTTCAGCATCCTGCTCGCCCTGCTGCTTTACCGGGACGTGCAGATCCCGATCCGCAAGCTGATCTGGGGCGTCAGGAAGATCACATCCGGCCAGTACACGATCACGCTGCGCCAGGAGAGCAACGACGAATTCGCCTATTTGTTCGAGCGCTTCAATGAGATGTCCCAAGAAATCAAGGAATTGATCGAAAAAGTGTACATGGAGCAAATCCGCTCCAAGGAGGCGAAGCTGCGGCAGCTTCACTCCCAGATCCAGCCGCACTTCCTGTACAACTCGCTCGCGTTCATCAAGAGCATGGCCGAGCTCGACGAAAAGCAGGCCGTCATTGATATGTCCATGAACTTGAGCCGCTATTTCCGGCAGTCCGTCAAGTTTGAGAATACGTTCACGACGCTGCGGGAGGAACTCGAGCTTGTCCGGTTGTACCTGACGATCCAGAGTCTGCAGATGGACCGCTTCGTCTTCGCCATCGACGTCGAGGAGCGGCTGCTCGATCTGCAGGTGCCGCGGCTGCTGCTGCAGCCGCTCGCGGAAAACGCCATCCTGCACGGCATCGAGCCGCTGCGCAAGGTCGGGGACATTCGGATCGCCGGCCATGCCGACGGAGAATATTGCGTGCTGAGCGTGGCGGACAACGGCCGCGGCGTCGAGCCCGGCCGGCTCGCCGCGCTCCAGGGCGCGATCCGCTATGGCGCGGACGCAAATACCGCGTGGGCGCTGCAAAATGTGTACGAGCGGATGTGCGCGCTCTTCGGCCCAAGCGCCCATATGGATCTGGCGAACGGAGAGCTGGGCGGACTCAAGGTGACGATGCGATGGAAAATCGTGCGCGAACAGGGGGGAACGGAGCCATGA
- a CDS encoding transposase: protein MEVNTGTELQSFSSRFNSEQDCMEALIAMKWPSGFVCPRCAYTRCSRLTSRHIPLFECGKCKHQTSPLVGTIFEGAKVSLLKWFEALDLFLLEDGISALRLRQVIRVTYKTAWSMLHKIRHAVGEFDARELLSGDVKVNSDQYGRNPSRCQLSHPYASAVVAGCTVTESGEPEQVKIRLVPHKRGGEKRANRHELAAFINGHVDARTSVVQLFPQAFRLYAPLRKVVREAWESLKSTYGALGLKHLQAYLNEYTGRRRLRLPGGLPKAEETMRQKLLQMCVAIPAIPYRRLIARQPNQPLAAAA from the coding sequence ATGGAAGTCAATACGGGAACGGAACTTCAATCATTCAGCAGCCGTTTTAACAGTGAGCAGGACTGCATGGAAGCACTAATCGCGATGAAGTGGCCAAGCGGCTTCGTCTGCCCGCGCTGCGCGTACACCCGGTGCAGCCGCCTGACTTCTCGGCATATCCCCTTGTTCGAGTGCGGAAAGTGCAAGCATCAAACGTCGCCTTTGGTCGGCACGATTTTTGAAGGAGCCAAGGTGTCCTTGCTCAAGTGGTTCGAAGCTCTGGATTTGTTCCTGCTGGAGGACGGCATCTCGGCGTTGCGGCTGCGCCAGGTGATCCGGGTCACCTATAAGACCGCCTGGTCGATGCTGCACAAAATACGCCATGCCGTGGGGGAGTTCGATGCCCGGGAGCTGCTCTCCGGAGACGTGAAGGTGAACAGCGATCAGTATGGACGTAATCCGTCCCGGTGTCAGCTTTCGCATCCGTACGCCTCGGCGGTCGTAGCCGGCTGCACGGTCACGGAGTCGGGCGAGCCGGAGCAGGTCAAAATCCGCCTGGTTCCGCATAAGCGGGGAGGTGAAAAAAGGGCAAACCGTCACGAACTCGCTGCGTTCATCAACGGGCACGTGGATGCCCGTACATCGGTGGTGCAGTTGTTCCCTCAGGCCTTTCGGCTGTATGCGCCCTTGCGGAAAGTGGTGAGAGAGGCGTGGGAATCGCTGAAGAGTACGTATGGAGCCTTGGGACTGAAACATCTGCAGGCGTACCTGAACGAGTACACCGGACGCCGCCGGTTGCGCCTGCCCGGAGGACTGCCCAAAGCGGAAGAAACGATGCGGCAGAAGTTGCTGCAAATGTGTGTGGCGATTCCGGCGATCCCTTACCGCCGGCTGATCGCGCGCCAACCGAACCAGCCCCTTGCGGCTGCGGCCTGA